Within the Ferrimicrobium sp. genome, the region CCCAAGGGCGGAACGCGTTGGTATCGCCCTGGGTCTTGCTGAGCTCGTCTTTATTCCAGTGATGGTCATGGCACACCCTAGCTTTGCGGCCATTGCCGATGGTTTTGGGCAAATGCCGCTTCACAATGGCGGATTTATCTTGCTCTTGGCCGCAAATGTCGGTGCGGTCATCATGCCATGGATGATCTTCTATCAGCAAGGTGCGATGGTCGACAAAGGCTTGACGCGAGCCCACATTGCGGCCGCTCGGAGAGACACGGCCTTTGGTTCAGTGCTGACCCAGCTCATCATGGTGGTGATGGTCGTGACATTCGCAGCGACCATCGGTATCGCACACCCCGGGACGGCATTGAACACAATCGGTGAGATGTCGTTGGCGCTCCGTCCGTATGTGGGGGTGGTGGGAGGCGAGGTGCTCCTTGGCATCGCTATGCTCGGTGCTGGGCTCGTTGCTGCTCTCGTGGCGTCGCTGGCTGGTGCTTGGGGCTTGAGCGAAGCATTTGGTTGGAAGCACACGCTCAATGCCAAACCCGATCGTGATTCAGCGAAGTTCTACACCACGTACACTCTGGCCCATGTGTTTGGAGCCATCATTGTGCTGCTGAGCCTCGATCTGATCAGGTTAGTGATCTACGTGGAGGTGATGAACGCGCTGCTCTTGCCGATCGTGTTGGGATTTCTGCTGGCACTGGAGGCAAAAGCGTTACCGGACGCATTCAGAATGCGCGGCCTGTACCGTTTGGTGGTCACGGCTCTCTGTGTCATCGTGATGGGATTTGGACTCTACGTCATTCGAACACTTGTATAGGCTACCCATCGTGGTATAAGCACTGGGTAGTTAATTGATCGCTCCGAACTGAACGGGGGTGCCGGACCAGGTGATTGGATCGAGCGATACAGGGCGGCCCGGGTTGGTGGCCTCCACAACCTGTCCGTTGCCAACGTAGATCGCTACGTGATCGATGCTCGTGGCGCCCTCGGTATCGTAGAATACCAAATCTCCCGGCTGGAGCTGAGAGTAGGAAACCGGGGTTG harbors:
- a CDS encoding divalent metal cation transporter, with amino-acid sequence MKFAEGASPYVSRRSNFWHRNLWIGFLVVWGPGLLVMLADTDVGSLVTAAQSGTQFGYRMVLPNLILMPILYFVQEITVRLGIVTGKGHGALIRERFGKRWALLSAGTLFLTAVGALLTEFVGVAGVGDLFGVSRVISVPVAAAFLIGIAMTGKYPRAERVGIALGLAELVFIPVMVMAHPSFAAIADGFGQMPLHNGGFILLLAANVGAVIMPWMIFYQQGAMVDKGLTRAHIAAARRDTAFGSVLTQLIMVVMVVTFAATIGIAHPGTALNTIGEMSLALRPYVGVVGGEVLLGIAMLGAGLVAALVASLAGAWGLSEAFGWKHTLNAKPDRDSAKFYTTYTLAHVFGAIIVLLSLDLIRLVIYVEVMNALLLPIVLGFLLALEAKALPDAFRMRGLYRLVVTALCVIVMGFGLYVIRTLV